In Desulforhopalus sp., the genomic stretch AGCCGCTTATGCCCTGGATTTCATTGAGGCCCTGCCCCTGGGATTCGATACCATCATCGGCGAGGGAGGAGCCAGGCTTTCCGGCGGTGAACGTCAGCGTGTATCCATAGCCAGGGCCATTTTGAAAAATGCGCCAATTCTTATCCTTGACGAAGCGACATCGGCTCTTGACACCGAATCGGAGCGAGAAGTCCAAAAAGCCTTAGAAAACCTCATGAAGGATCGAACAACTTTTGTTATAGCTCACCGTCTCTCGACTATTAAAAACGCCTCACGAATAATCGTTATAAAAGATGGGCGGATCGTTGAGCAGGGCACCCACGATACACTTATCGCCCTGAAAGGTGAGTACGAACTGCTTTACAATATGCAATACAAATAAATGCCAGTGGCAAAGGAATAATCTCGACGTACTTCCAGTCGATAACTCAGCAACCCAAGTACAGATGACGGCATAATGAGAAAACTCGGCCAGTTTCGCAATATGACCAAGACAGCGGGGGTTTTCTGCATCGTTCTCTGCTGCTTTTTCATCCCCTTCTCTACTTCTTTGATGGGGGCAACCGCGTCGCTTGCCGTGGTATTTTGGCTATTATCCGGCGATGTTCTTACCCTTCCCCGGCTATTGCAACAGAACGTGTCGGCATTCTTGGCAATTGCCCTGTTTTTGCTGCTTGCAATCGGTGTTTCGTACTCTGCCGCTCCCCTAAGTGACGCCCTGGCATTTCTGAAGAAATATCGAGAGTTGGTGTATTTTGCCATGGTTGTTTCCCTGTTCCTGGCAAATGATGGTGCAGCAAAACTGGCGGAAGACAGCTTTGTCGCAGGATGTATCGTTCTTTTATTTGTCTCCTACGGAATCTTTTTTTCGATTATCCCTTCTGAGCGCTTTGGCCATTCGATCGTCTATCATATTACCCACAGCTTTTTCATGGCCATTCTGGCCTTCTGGTGCCTGCAAAGGGCCTTCGACTCCAAACAGTACATTTATTTCTGGCTAGGGATTTTCGTAGCGACGTCAATCAACCTTTTTTATATCGCACCCGGCCGTACCGGCATGCTGGTGTATCTTGCATTGGTAGTTCTCTCGGTATTTCAACGTCTTTCCTTGAGGAAATCAGTACTGGCAATATTTTTGGTCTTTTTGGCGATCGGCATCGCTTTTTCCACATCAAGTAATTTTTCCAACCGCGTAACCGAGGCCATTAAAGAGGTCAAGGAATACCATGCCTCGTGGTCGCGGACATCTCTTGGAATGCGCTTGGACTGGGTTCGTAATGGCTTAGAGCTCATCGAGCAAAAGCCTGCCTTTGGGCACGGCACGGGATCGTTCCGGATAGTTCAAGACAAGATGTTGAAGAAAAAACGCGACCATTCCCTGCCAACCGACAACCCGCATAACGAATACATTCTTATTGCCGTTCAGACAGGTATTGTTGGCCTGTTTTTGTTCGTGACCCTTCTTGCTTCACAGTTTATTTCAACTTTCAAGCTCCAACCACAGAGAAGGTATTTATTGCAGGGGGTGATCGTCGCTGTGGCAGTAGGCTGTTTGATGAATTCGTTTCTTTTCGACTCCCATCCCGGCCATTTTTATGCAATAATATCTGCCATTCTTGCTGTTCCGGCGGTAAAACCCACCTCCTTGCAATTTAGACGGTAGCTGAGTCTTCTTCGCCCACAGGCAGAGTCACCCGCACTTCGGTGTACTCACTTTCGACACTGGCGATCTTGATCGTACCACCATGTTCCTCAACTATCTTGGCCGACAAAGCAAGGCCCAAACCGGTGCCGGTACTCTTGGTCGTGAAATAGGGGTCGAATACCCGCTGCAGATTATCCGGGACTATTCCTATGCCATTGTCGCGAATAATGACGACTATCATTCCACTTTCTAATTGGGCTTTGACCGTCAGACTTCCGCCATCAGGCATCGCCTGTATGGCATTGAGCAGGAGATTCAACAGCACCTGTTTGAGTTTGTCCGGATCGACACAGGCTTCCGGTAAATCTTCGGCAATTCCGACTGTAATCGATATATTATAGGACTCGGCATCGACCTGCACCAGGGAAACGGTTTTTTCGATAATATCGCCTATTCGCGTCTGTTCCTTTTTAAGCTGGCCCGGCCTGGCATAATCGAGTAATTCTCCGATGCTGCGATTCAATCTCTCCACCTCTTTCACGAGAATCTCGGCATTTTCTCCACTACAACCGGTGGCTGATACTTGCGATTGCAACAGCATCGCCAGGCCTTTGATCGAACTTAAGGGGTTTCTCAGCTCATGGGCAACTCCAGCCGCCATCTTCCCCAGGGCCGCCAAACGTTCACTTCGCTGCAATTCCTTTTCAAGGAGCTTTACTCCGGTGAGATCCCTGATAAGCAAGACCTCCCCTGCCAAACCACCATCAGCATCCCGAACAACAATCGATGCCAGACTTAAGGTCATCGGCTTTTTCGGATCACTGTCTAATAAAATTTCTTTTTGTCTTTCTCCCTGTTCGCCGCTAACATCACCGGCAAACATCCTTGCCAAACCGGCAGGAAGGCAAATCTCCGGATTTTTACCCTTAATCCGACCGACATCCAGGCCAAGGATTTCGCCTGCCGCGCCGTTGCAGACCCGGATCACCCCCTGGCTGTCCGTGGCAATAAGACCGACCGGCAGAGAAGATACCAAAATGTCGGTAAATGCCCGCATTTCCCCGAGACTCTGTTGCGATCCTCTCAGTCCTCTGAGGGTGATAAAGGAAAGTGTCCCACCCAAACCAACAAGCAAGGTCACTATGGAGAGGATGATTATCTGCAACAACTGTCGCCTGAGAGACGAATTGAATTGCTCAAAATCGAGTTCAACCACATACAGCAGCTCTTTGTCAGCCATCCGCTGCATCTCTTCCTGCATGGCGGTAAAATGGGGGTTGTTGGCAAATCTTCGCATCATCTGCCCACGCCCCGGCCCTCGCTCAAAAAGATCGGCAAAGCG encodes the following:
- a CDS encoding O-antigen ligase family protein; the protein is MRKLGQFRNMTKTAGVFCIVLCCFFIPFSTSLMGATASLAVVFWLLSGDVLTLPRLLQQNVSAFLAIALFLLLAIGVSYSAAPLSDALAFLKKYRELVYFAMVVSLFLANDGAAKLAEDSFVAGCIVLLFVSYGIFFSIIPSERFGHSIVYHITHSFFMAILAFWCLQRAFDSKQYIYFWLGIFVATSINLFYIAPGRTGMLVYLALVVLSVFQRLSLRKSVLAIFLVFLAIGIAFSTSSNFSNRVTEAIKEVKEYHASWSRTSLGMRLDWVRNGLELIEQKPAFGHGTGSFRIVQDKMLKKKRDHSLPTDNPHNEYILIAVQTGIVGLFLFVTLLASQFISTFKLQPQRRYLLQGVIVAVAVGCLMNSFLFDSHPGHFYAIISAILAVPAVKPTSLQFRR
- a CDS encoding ATP-binding protein; translation: MLISRAASSKSRNLLLSFSPWMLAIACSLLLLLLILFTVSNYRREKELMGEALVQKGLTLMRFINSAARESIRDSLRSADTPIRWQDQIKAAMEQAVEQPGVETVLLIDREGKVFSGAGVNAGDGAVDQETLELAKSLKHGGPTPFVSRFFEDIRQGTTNQRFQIVAWHIPPNVPGRFADLFERGPGRGQMMRRFANNPHFTAMQEEMQRMADKELLYVVELDFEQFNSSLRRQLLQIIILSIVTLLVGLGGTLSFITLRGLRGSQQSLGEMRAFTDILVSSLPVGLIATDSQGVIRVCNGAAGEILGLDVGRIKGKNPEICLPAGLARMFAGDVSGEQGERQKEILLDSDPKKPMTLSLASIVVRDADGGLAGEVLLIRDLTGVKLLEKELQRSERLAALGKMAAGVAHELRNPLSSIKGLAMLLQSQVSATGCSGENAEILVKEVERLNRSIGELLDYARPGQLKKEQTRIGDIIEKTVSLVQVDAESYNISITVGIAEDLPEACVDPDKLKQVLLNLLLNAIQAMPDGGSLTVKAQLESGMIVVIIRDNGIGIVPDNLQRVFDPYFTTKSTGTGLGLALSAKIVEEHGGTIKIASVESEYTEVRVTLPVGEEDSATV